tatattttttacaaaatgcataatgaattttatttactaaGCATATTTGCTGGGAAATGCTCTCGTCTAAACCGCAGGACTAAAAACGCAACGGTTTAAATGTGTTTGTGTAACATTTATAGAAGAGACCTAAGGACAATATGAGCTGAGATTTATAactgaaaatttctaaaatggGTTCGCTAACCTAACCGATGGAATTAGATCTACATGAATCTGTAACATCctgagttgtgatatatggaaaggcTTAAGATGATTGATTTGattacctatgtcaccaaagttgacttaccttttccgtcacacatccgtttagaactccagagttaatcATGTTTGGGCTGGAGTAGTGAAAGGATGAGTGACccatcgggaagtgattcgcgataccgtgcGAGTGAGGTCAAAACACGGagaaaggtcgggtggtgattacAGGGTcaataaacaatgatttcgagtttcagaaaaattaattaatgcacCGGATGTTGGAACGGGATGGGACCCACGGGTCGAGTGAGCAGACGagggtggcccattagctgtGGGTGGTCGGAGCGTTATAAGTGGTATCAAAGCCAGGTTAGCCATCTCGGTTCTGGTCCGAAAGCCGTCTTGAGACATGTCGTGgggcgcaacgaggacgttgcgttctttgaaaGGAGGTGAATTGTGACATCatgagttgtgatatatggaaaggcttaagatgattgatttggctacctatgtcaccaaagttgacttacttttccatcacacatccgtttagaactccagagttaagcgtgcttgggttAGAGTAGTGAGAGGATGGGTAACCTATCGGGATCGCGATACCGTGCGAGTGAGGTCAAAACACGTGGAAAGATCGGATGGTGATTgtagggtcagtaaacaatgattttgaactttcaaaaaaattaatgcaccaACCGTTGGAACAGAATGGAGCCCACGAACCGAGTGAACGGGTGTAGATGACCCATTACCCGTGGACGGTCGAAGCGTTATAGAATCATTGTTGAtaaaagatttcaaattttttatgtcgactatatttttggttttgcatttttatatggAACAAAGGTGATAGTGAAGTAGCTAAAAAGTAACTTATACGTTGCTGGTATTTCTCAATAAATACCAACAaaaatggttagttacataaagAGATTTATAATTTGTCTTAGAGCATCAACAACCATTGGGACCTCATTaagtaaacaaattattaatattttattttaattaaatgaagtaattaatttttatttatctttttgaatttaaaataatataaaagtgacACATGAGTCTGTAGGTTTTTATAAAGTCCTTGAAATATAGAAGTTTAGAACTTTTTCTGACACTTTTcctaattttttcttattaattgattatttttaattttagaaactTATGTCAAAAACCTCCGTTCAAAGTGTTCGAATAGggtagaaaataaataaattggactgaaaacaattaaattaaaaGGGGCAAAAGAAGATTTGGACAGGCAAATCTAACGTCATTACATGAACCCGTACTTGGtggccaaagaagaagaagaagcaaagttAACCTAACCGGTATCACAGCATGACTACTTCTAACGGGTCTGCATGTGCGCGTGTTCTAAAGCCACGTGCTAGGTTGCAGTTGTCCtttgcttttttctttcttaggTAGAAACTCAGTTGAGTTTCTTCATTAATGctttatcatttttaaaaaaaattgattaaaaataaaataaacataccAATGATTTGTCAATAGCCATTAAAAAATCTGAGTTCTTCATTAATGctttatcatttttaaaaaatgattaaaaataacataaacataCCAATAATTTATCAATAGCAATTAAAATGTTGTCATTTGCAGGGCCGGTCTTGAATCATGCTAGGTGAAACATTGTAATAGAtccctaaatttttttaaaaaaattacatttaaataagctttcaaaaaaaattttaagcctctaaatttgtaaaaaaaaaagaaaattacataGAAACAGCCACATGTCCCCAAAATCTCAGAGCCGGTCCtgatcattaaaaaaattacatttaaataagctttcaaaaaaaattttaagcctctaaatttgtaaaaaaaaaaagaaaattacataGAAACAGCCACATGTCCCCAATGTCCCCAAAATCTCAGAGCCGGTCCTGATCATTTGTCCTGAGAATTTctcaaaaactttttaaaatctttccCAATAAAGATGTATCTTCAATTCTCTCCTTTttattctcttttgtttttttctggtTTCTTTTATTCACCAGATACCCTAGGGATACTGTCACTGCGCTTGTCCTTAATTTCGTCTGATTTCAGCTCAATAACACAACTCACTGTCACGGGGGGATATTTGCGCGTTTTCTTACTACCAAATGTGAATCTCGAGATTTTTTTCCCTTTACTTTCTAAAAGTTAGCAACTTATCTAgaaattagatatattaaaaacaacTATATACGTTCAAAAAAGGTagaaaataatctaaactagTCGTAAGTTTTATctagaataatatttttttttgaacaataatTTCTATTATCTAGAATAATTTCTATTAGTAAATATTATCACAATGTAGATACAGGGCCATGTCTAACGAAACAAAACCGAAACAAAAAACATGTCTAAAACCTCTTGATAATGTAAACTTTTAGGGGTCCATTTTCTAACTTTTATACAGTACAGTATatcctataaataaatattgttaaccacctttaatattttacaaaatacatttttttttctgaacgaAACATATACATTTTATTACTATACATATTCTTACACAAagtgttatgttttttttttctgcaatCATCTTAGGCTTCCAAAACCCTAGGAACAGATATATAAAATGCCAATGAACGTACCAATCACAACAAACTCAACCTTGTAAATGGCTGGAGAAATGCTCTCGCCTACACCTCAGGAGTCAAAACGCAACCGTTTAAAACCGCATATCATGGTGTTTCCATATCCAGCACAAGGCCACTTGCTTCCTCTTCTGGACTTAACTCATCAACTCTGTCTTCATGGCAACGTCACTGTCTCAATCATCGTCACACCTAAAAACCTTCCTCACCTCTCCCCTCTTCTCTCCGCTCATCCATCCGCCGTCTCCGCCGTCACTCTACCTCTCCCTCACAGTCCTTCCGGCATTGAGAACGTCAAAGACCTTGGCTGTACTCCTCATATCATGGCTTCTCTTCGTCAGCTTCGAGAGCCTATCATCAAGTGGTTACGTTCTCATCCAAATCCTCCCGTTGCTCTCATCTCTGACTTCTTCCTCGGATGGACCAACGATCTCGGTGTTCCTCGCTTTGCTTTCTTCAGTTCTGGAGCGTTCTTTGCTTCGCTTTTACATTATGTCTCCGACAAGCGTCATCTCTATGACCAAACTGAGCCTGTCTGTATCTCGGATCTTCCTCGCTCCCCTGTTTTTAAGACAGAGCATCTACCGTTAACCCCGCAATCTCCCTTGTCGCGAGATGTTAATATCGTTAGAGACATGACCAAGAACTTCTCTAGCCATGGTTGTATTTTCAATTCTTGCAACTGTCTGGAAGAGGAGTACATGGAGTATTTGAAGCTGAAAGTGGGTCATAACCGGGTTTTTGGTGTTGGTCCGGTTTCTTCGGTCGGTTTAGGTAAGGGAAAATCAGAACTCAATGTAGACGTGAAGACCTTGTTTAGTTGGCTTGACGGATGTCCAGATGGATCCGTGCTATACATATGTTTCGGTAGTCAAAAAGTGTTGACTAAAGAGCAGTGTGATGCTTTGGCTCTTGGTCTTGAAAAGAGCCTGACCCGGTTCGTTTGGGTGGCTAAGACAGACCCGATACCCGATGGGTTTGAGGATCGGGTCGCCGGTCGAGGAATGATTATTAGAGGGTGGGCTCCTCAGGTGGCTGTGTTGAGTCACGTGGCCGTTGGTGGGTTTTTAAGCCATTGTGGATGGAACTCGGTGCTGGAAGCGGTAGCTAGTGGAACGATGATCTTGGCTTGGCCTATGGAAGCAGACCAATTTGTGGATGCCAAGTTGCTGGTGGAGTATACAGGTGTAGCTGTTAGTGTCTGTGAAGGGGGTAAGACTGTGCCGAACCCACATGAGTTAGGTCGGGTCATAGCTGAAAGTATGGGTGAGCAAGGACGCGAGCTACGTGTTCGGGCCAAGGAGATGGGAAAGAAGGCACGTGCTGCGACAGAAGTAAGAGGAAGCTCTACTATTGATTTGGAAAGACTTGTTAAAGAACTGGGCTCTCTATAAAGATATGATTGCAATGACTAAAACGGTTTATGGAAATAAAAAGTGTTTTATTGTTAAAGCATCATATCTTCTTAGTTAAGACTCTGAGTATCTTCGATGGTATTACCACCATTGGAGTCTTTATGATTATtaaacgaatttttttttttaaaatagttaaagatTCTAATCAAAATagtatgtccaatggtattctCCAATTTTAAGTCCTtagcaataaaaaaatataaaatttaaaaacatgtaagatttaaaattttatttattacatgatctatactattaaaagggaaggagtcccaaaaaatctacttatgaaaggttgttggacctatTCACtagacttaactatttttttggtttcaccctatatttctctaactatacaCTAATCAattaccttatatttctctaactataaaATAACCAATGCTCTTATTTAATACTCAACTTACTATAATACACCAAAGATTTAtacatcaatattattaattcaaaatcATTGATATATTTTACCTCTATTTTTCTTTGGAATATTACTTTTGTGCCACTAAACctattaaaaaaagattattttataactgatttaataatCATACAACTCACGatcatttttctttaacaaaagcAGTTACTATAAAAACATTTGGATTTATTGGTAATTAAAGTCTGAACAATaccatatttaattcatattaaatgttttatgaCCCAAACTAACATAAAAACATGATGCAAGTACGGTTAAcagaaagttaaaaacatgatacCATTCGACGGCCAAAACATATTAACTTCCAATTACGATTAGAGAAATACTTCACAATACAACAAACAagcttaattatattttaaaattataactttttctttgaaaacctTCCTAGGTTATTTTTGTGATGAAAATCTTTTACAATTGGGTTTATTAGGAGAAAGGGTTTTGTATAAATACTTTCTCAGAAAATTATAGCATTTTTAGAatgttttttatgtttaaataaaataaattatttatttttaacatttataggTAACTCAACTATACTCAACTTAATAATAATTGTATTTCTAAATCTCAAAAATTTAATCTTAATATAGTCATTATAAAACCTATAAACTAGAatgtataacataaaaaaatgtagtttattcaattttatatcttagtaaaatttatatgagaaatttaatcaaattttgaaaaatattatcatgttattttagatttttaccaTGTCATCTGGTATAGATTCACGAGTTAATATGGGTTTTTGATTTTAAAGGATTTTAAATAatggatttttattaaattgaaaCTAGATTATATATGGTGACTGCGTTTACTGGTTTGACTGTGGATATCACTTATTGGTGTTTTGGTTCCTTTTAGTGGAAAATTAGACTGAATGTTGAGGatttattaagatattttttttaatatttgaaaaaaatgtttgagtaatttgtttttattggatAATTCagcttataaataatatatttaagatatttggttatttagaaattacatataattaatatttgtaggtatataatttttattttaaaaattcaggtaTCCATTTATCTTGGTTCTAGAGATATAtgatatgttcggttatttataaattttggttcaagttttggtttcattttttcaatttggtacgGGTTGATTATTCGGTTCCGGATAATATGGCCAAACTTATAAACTATcttatataaaagtttatattaaaaattatcaaaatctagttaaataTTAAGACACAAtaattattaatcttcatcaccaaatttgttccaaatgttttcaattaaatcatttttcaattgCTCATGTATACGCCTATCGCGAACATGAATCCGAACGCCAAGCATATTACTGAGATTTGAAGGCATGTCGGTACTATAAGACATATCCACCCGTGAACTTCTGGTGACgtctccttcttcaaattcagatGTATCGTACTGAGTGTATCCATCATGTTCATTttcgactatcatattgtgtagtatgatacatgctctcatataATTTTCTCTATCTTTTCTGTGTCCCATGAAAGAGCCGGGTTTTTCACAATCGCAAATTgagcttgcaatactccaaaagtccactccacatcttttcgggtTGCTTCTTGAACTTTAGCAAATAACTCAGCTTTAGAACCTTGAGGAAGTGATATTGATTAGATAAATGTTGACAATTTTGGATATATACTGTCTTGCCAAATTATACATGTGACTATACAGGAGGTTCACAAAACCAGTATTGCTATCCATGGTTAGAGAATGGTCTGTGTTACTCTACTAGGAACACAGAGCCTTAAGCAAACgatttttaactaagaaatatTTAAAGCCAATAAAAGCTGAGCAGTTAGGAAGGTAGAAAGCAATTCATTAGCATTTAACACCAATCTAATCTGACTAAGTAGAATGGTCTGAGAACTCTACTAGCAACACAGAGCCTTTGGGAACCGATTTATAACAAagtaacaattaaaaataatcaaatctgaGAAGTTAGGAAGGTAGAAAGTAATTTAGTAGCATTTAACACCAATCAAATCTGACCAGTTGGAAAGTCTTACAGTAAATGAGTTTTAGCATTTATAACATTTTCACTTTCATTTTCAGTTATTCCCGACTTTAAACATTTTGAATCATAATATAGTTATTCACATACAACTACTATATGTTCAATATAGTTATACATACAACtactatatgttttttttttattcttcaaaGAAATGAGACTAGGAAGTAGTTTCTACAGTACCTTACAGACACTCGCGAGGTCAGAGACATGCCGTTTTAAGTCTTTGAAGCTCCTCCTGAACAGACAGGAGATTAAAAAGtcaaaaagttttttaaaaatgaagaaaccacgATCAAAAGCAGAAGGAGAGAAACTAACCAGGCAGAAACATGACGACCAAACCTATTAAAACTAATACACAAACCATTAGACAAACAACCAATTCAAATCCATTTGTAGCCCCTGATTTATTCTTAGATAACTCACAGACTGTATTCTCTAGCTTAACCAGCTTCTGCTCACTCTCATTACCTTGATCCTTAAGCTGCCTAAGTTGTGTCTGAAAGTCACTCATCTCCTCCATAACCGCCACATCCCACCATTTCCAAACATGGCAGTCTCCATCAGCAACATTCTCGCACGTGAAGTACCTTTTGC
The sequence above is drawn from the Brassica napus cultivar Da-Ae chromosome A8, Da-Ae, whole genome shotgun sequence genome and encodes:
- the LOC106427487 gene encoding UDP-glycosyltransferase 89A2-like codes for the protein MAGEMLSPTPQESKRNRLKPHIMVFPYPAQGHLLPLLDLTHQLCLHGNVTVSIIVTPKNLPHLSPLLSAHPSAVSAVTLPLPHSPSGIENVKDLGCTPHIMASLRQLREPIIKWLRSHPNPPVALISDFFLGWTNDLGVPRFAFFSSGAFFASLLHYVSDKRHLYDQTEPVCISDLPRSPVFKTEHLPLTPQSPLSRDVNIVRDMTKNFSSHGCIFNSCNCLEEEYMEYLKLKVGHNRVFGVGPVSSVGLGKGKSELNVDVKTLFSWLDGCPDGSVLYICFGSQKVLTKEQCDALALGLEKSLTRFVWVAKTDPIPDGFEDRVAGRGMIIRGWAPQVAVLSHVAVGGFLSHCGWNSVLEAVASGTMILAWPMEADQFVDAKLLVEYTGVAVSVCEGGKTVPNPHELGRVIAESMGEQGRELRVRAKEMGKKARAATEVRGSSTIDLERLVKELGSL